The following nucleotide sequence is from Flavimarina sp. Hel_I_48.
AAGGTCTCGATAATTTGCCCAGGGTGGATCCTGCAATCCGTGAAATGCTAAATACAAAATTAGCCAAAGAAGGATTGGTTCCACTTCAAAAAATGTTGTTGGAAAAAGATCCTGTGCATTATGAATCCATAGATCTCAACAATCCACAACGTTTGTTGCGAGCGCTTGAAGTTTGTATTTCTACCGAAAAGCCATTTTCCTCTTTTTTAAATAGAAATAACGTAAAAAGACCTTTTAAAGGTCTGAAAATTGGGCTTTCTGCCGACCGTGAAATAATCTATGATCGCATTAATAAACGCGTTGATATCATGATGGAAAACGGACTGGAAGAAGAAGTGCTTTCACTTGTTGATCAAAAAGATCGCAACGCTTTAAATACCGTTGGGTATAAAGAATTATTCGCCCATTTTGATGGAAAAATAACAAAAACGGAAGCTATTTCAGAAATTAAAAAAAATACCAGGAGATTTGCTAAGCGCCAGCTTACCTGGTACCGTAAGGATCAATCCATAACCTGGTTTGATAAAGATTATGACCTAAAAAAAATAATCAACGTGATAGATCATCACATTAATTAAGGTATTTGATAACGTTAATAACCCCGAAAATTGAATCGGGGAATCAACACTATTGTTCTAATTTAGAAATGTAAATGAACTAGTTACTTTGTTCACTATTTACATTCTGCTTCTCTTGTTCATCTTTCTTTACCACAAGACGGAATCCTTCCCCATGTATATTTAGGATCTCAACAGAATCATCCACTTTGAGGTATTTACGCAGTTTTGCAATATAAACATCCATACTTCTGGATGTAAAATAATTGTCATCCCTCCATATTTTTGTCAATGCCAGTTCCCTTGGCATAAGATCGTTTTCATGAAGCGCTAAAAGACGGAGCAATTCATTTTCTTTAGGGGAAAGTTTATTCGGCTCATTATCTTTAAACGTAAGGAAACGTAGTTTTGAGTTCAGGAAAAAATTACCAATATTGAACTCAAATTGTTTGCTATCTGCTACAGAATCTGTGGCTTTACGCATGATTATAGCCTTGATTTTCATCAATAGCACTTCACTATCAAAAGGTTTGTTCAGATAATCATCTGCACCTACCTTATACCCTTTTAACACATCCTCCTTCATAGCTTTGGCCGTAAGGAAAATAATGGGGACTTCCTCATTCTTCTCGCGGATCTCCTTCGCTAATGTAAAACCATCTTTATAAGGCATCATGACGTCAAGGATGCAAAGATCAAAATCATCTTTTTTGAACTTCTCAAAACCTTCCATCCCATTTTTGGCATGTGTTACATCGTAGTCGTTCATTGAAAGATAATCTTTGAGTACGGTACCAAAATTTGGATCGTCCTCTACAAGTAAGATTTTTTTGTTTTCTGTTTCCATGAGTTTATGATATTAATGGTAATTTAATTATAAATGTACTTCCTTTTCCTTTTTCGCTCTGTACGTAAATTTCACCGGTGTGATCTTCTACGATACGTTTTGCATACGCAAGGCCCAAGCCGTGCCCTTTTACATTATGAATATCACCGGTATGTTCCCGGTAAAATTTATCGAAAATTCTTTTTTGAATATTTTTTGACATCCCGTCTCCCTTATCCTTGATTTTCATAACAATAAAGTTCTTGACATTTTCAGTATAAACATCAATTTCTGGTTTACCTGTAGTGTACTTTACCGCGTTTTCCAAAATGTTTACGATCACATTTGTAAAATGGGATTCATTAGCCAAAATAGAAGATTTTAATGCCCCTAAATGAATTTGAACATAGCCACCCCTATCCTCAACAATCAGTTCTATGTGGGTCACGGCATCTTCTATAAGATCGTGCAGCTTTAAACGTTCTTTGGTGATATCAAGCTGGTTTTTTTCTAATTTAGAAATACGCAGCACATTCTCAACCTGGGCATGCATGCGTCTATTTTCTTCCCTGATCATTCCCATATAGCGCGCCAGGGATTCTGGGTTATTTGCGATTTTTGGATTACGGATTGCATCTAGTGCTAAGTTTATAGTAGCAATGGGAGTTTTAAATTCGTGGGTCATATTGTTGATGAAATCGGTTTTGATCTCCGAAATCTGTCGTTGCTTGACCAGTTGCTGAAGTGCGCTGGCGTAAGCAATCACAATAATAAGGGTGAATAAAATACTCAAAGCCGCCATTCCCATTACGGAAGAGATCACAAAACGTTTCTCTCCAGGAAAATTTGCCAAAAGCTGGTAATCTTTATCACCCTCAATATCTTCAAAAAGTGGCTCGCTGAATGTCGTTTCTTTAGTGCCCTTATCAAAACCATCAGAATGTACCGATGTCATCAAATCATTGTTATAAACCGCAAATTCATAACTGGTCTTCAACTCGCGTTCAGCGAGCTCTAAGGCAAGCAACCTGCTAAGTTCTTTTTCGCTAACTCTTTTGTGTATGGGCACTTTTCTGCTGACCTCTGTAACGATCTGCTCCAGGGAATAACGCTGCAGATCGTTCATATTCAGGATACGGGACAAACGCGCTTGCCTGTTTACCGAAGTATTACCATCATAATCAATGATTTTTGCGGCTTGCCGTTCTAAATACCGTTTGAATTTGATGCTGTCGATTTCAAAATCCAATACGGGGATACTCAATTTGCGATCCTGCTCTAAAATACCATTTTGTAAGGTATAAATATCGTCTGTAATAGTATCATCTTTGGGGTAGATAAGATCGTAAAGATTTTCGTTCTCCCCTATACTTTTTTTATCCCGCAGAGCCAGAATATTTGTAGAAAGCTTATCGATCTCCTGATTTTGCAATTGATTGGCTACGGCATCCAGGACTTGCTTTGCATTAAAGGCAAATTGCCCTCGTTTTGTCTCAATACTGTTCGAGATCCAATATCCCTGAACGAATATTATGCCTATAAGAGATAAACTCATAAGCACGACGAGGAGTACGAACAACTTTTTATTCATGCCTCAAATTTAGGATTTTAACATTTAGTCGTCTTTCGGTTTAACCAAATGTTAACATTGCTAAACTAACTATTTACAAGGCTTCGCAAGATTTTAACATGAATTTTCCTAGTCTCTTTTTTACTGTTTTCTAGATCGATATTTTCGATCACAAAATCGGCTAAAGGAACCTTTTTCTCATCTTCCCATTGTTGATCCATTCGCGCACGTATGCTTTTTTCATCAGTTCCATCCCTTTTAATAACGCGTTTCAGACGTATGGCAACCGGCGCGGTGACTAAAATGGTAAAATCACACGTTTTATAGCCCCCATTTTCAAAAAGTATTGCCGCTTCTTTCAGGACATAGGGCGCATCTTGTGCTGCGCTCCACGTTTCAAAATGTGCTGCAACCGCGGGATGCACGATCGCATTGAGACGTTGCAGCATCGCTGCGTCATTGAACACAATATCTGCAATGTACGATCGGTTGAGATTCCCGTCAATGTAAGCTTCGGTTCCAAATATTGCTGTTACGCCTTCAACAAGTCGCGACGTATGCATCAATCTCCTGGCTTCGTCATCTGCGATATATACCGGTATACCAAATTCTTCAAAGAAACGGGCTATGGTACTTTTACCACTGCCTATACCGCCTGTAAGCCCCACTACAATCATTTTACGAGAAGATATTGTACTGTTTTCTCGGCCAGTCTTAAATCACGCACATAACTGGGAGACTGTACTATTTCTGGTGTAAGCGTGGTCGAGGTGCTATCTATTTTATTGAAATCACAGACTACCTTAAAATCAGAGGGCTTTAGCCTATCGTAATTCTTGAAATTGACATTAAAGATAAGTTTTACACGTTTCGGGAAAATCTTTGCCGTCACCTGCGCGGGCACATTGATAAGTTGCAGGGGAACAGTAAGGGCACCTTCTGTAAATTTAGCTACGTTCAAACTGTATTTAACATATCTAGGCTCAATTTCGAGCTGTTTTATAGCTGTTCGAGTGGTCAAACGTATGCTGTCGTTGAGACTACCTTTGATATCCTTAAAACGCTCCGGTAACGTATAAACAGCCTTTAAGGTATCTATACTGCTTTTTGGCCCTCTAACGAGAACCGAATCTGGTTTGATCTCCAACCCCTTCAAACTGCCATAGCCGGGAGAATACGTCAATTCAACTTGTGAACGCACCCGTACTTTTTTCTCATAATTGGTATCCATAACCACAAACAAGGTATCTGGCTGGTAAGCCTTCAAAATACTATTGGACAAGCTTCCATTCAAACGGTCATTTTCGGGATCAAAATCGTAATAGTAAAGCGTACTGTCTTTTCTCTTCACCTTAGAAAGGTCAATTTCAAAATATTGATCATAAAACCTGTACTTGAGGTAATCATAACCGCTGGCGACGCCCGTCACATTTATTTTATCAGCAGTGTACTCTTTGAGCAATTTATCTTTTGGCAGGTTATTGAAAGCGATGGGGACTTTTACCTTAAAGGAAAAATCTTTGTTTAGCTTTAGCATGATAGATGTGAGTGCCGTAATGACCAGAATGATCGTAAAAACGCGAAAATTTATCTTCCTGAACTTGTTGCGTTTTTCTGGCATGGGCTTTATATACTTTGTTTAAAATTAATCAAAAAATAGATGCGGAAATTGTTCCTGCGGAAGCTTTTTAAACCAACGCACGGCCAGCATGGATTCTGCAAATCCCAGGCCATAGCCCACAAATTGAACAAGAGTCGCAAACACGGCCGTTATCCCTATTGCAATGCTCCTGTTTTTTATACTGGCATCAATCATTAAAATAAGCAAATAAAGCAGAAGAATCACAAATGGTAGAGCAAAACCAGCAAGGAAAAGCAGGATACTCATTGCAGCCCCAACGATAAATACCGTGGGGAACCAATACGTGAGCTTCGCCGAATCTGGATGCCAAAGATTGAGGATAGGCCGCACCAGTCCAAATTTACGAACCTGCCCGTAAAAGGATTTCCAACTGATCCTTCTTTTATGGTAAACAAAAGCGTTTGCAATAAAACGGGATTTAAAACCCATTTTCCATAAGCGTAGGGTAAGATCTGGATCTTCGCCGGGATGAATTTTCCCGAAACCTCCAGAGGCCAAAAAAGCTTGCTTACTAATGCCCATATTAAAACTGCGCGGCTGAAATTTGCCTGCTGCTTTTTTCTTTCCTCTGATTCCGCCGGTGGTTAGCATAGCGGTCATACTGTAATTGATTGCTTTTTGCAAAGAACTGAAATCTTCATGCGCCGCATCTGGTCCTCCAAAAAAATCTACGGGCGCGCTATCCAGTTCCCCTTTAACGGCATGTATATAGGTGGGGGGCAAAATACAGTCACTGTCCAGGATGATAAAATAATCGCCTGCTGCCTGCTCCATTCCATAATTGCGGGAAGGGCCGGGACCGCTGTTTTCTTTAAAAAAATAACGTACAGGTAGGTTTTTAAAGCTTTTGACGATCTCTTCTGAGGGAACAGTAGAGCCGTCTTCTACGATCAGGATTTCATAATCCCCTTTATATTCCTGCTTTTCAAAACTGCCCAAAAGTTCCTTCACTTCATCGGGACGGTTGTAAACGGGAATTATAAAAGAGAAGGAAAAAGCCATAAAAACAGTCGGTTTTTGACATAAAAAATCCGGTTTTTGAGCTTAAAAACCGGATTTTCCACTATTTTTTATTCATTTTCTTTCACAAAAGCTTCCATTACACCATCGCTGACGCCCATATTACTGAACCCGCCATCATGAAAAAGGTTTTGAAGTGTAACTTTCTTCGTAAGATCTGAGAAAAGGGTGATTGTATAATCTGCGCATTCCATTGCAGTAGCATTGCCCAGCGGACTCATTTTATCCGCGTAAGCGATAAATCCGTCAAAGCCTTTTACTCCCTGTCCTGCCGTTGTAGGCGTAGGTGATTGCGAGATGGTATTCACACGTACTTTTTTATCACGACCAAAGAAGTAACCAAAACTACGGGCAATACTTTCAAGGTAGGCTTTGTTGTCTGCCATGTCATTATAATCTGGAAATACGCGCTGCGCCGCCATATAGGTGAGGGCAACGATACTTCCCCACTCACTCATAGCGTCTTTTTTATATAAAACCTGCATTGTTTTATGAAAAGAACCTGCACTTACATCCCATCCTTTTGCAGTCCAGTCATAATTTTGATCAGTATAATGCTTCCCTTTGCGCACGTTGATAGACATACCGATACTGTGCAGTACAAAATCGATTTTACCGCCCAGTTCTTTTACCGCTTCATCTACCAGCTTTTCAAGATCTTCTACAGAAGTAGCATCTGCAGGTATGACTTTTGAATTTGTTTTTTCGGCCAGGGTGTTGATACTTCCCATGCGCATGGCAATAGGCGCGTTAGTAAGTACAAAGGTGCCCCCCTCTTCATGAACGCGCTCAGCAGTTTTCCATGCGATCGATTTTTCATCCAGGGCTCCAAAGATTATTCCCCTTTTTCCTTTTAATAAGTTGTAGGCCATTTTTATGGTTTTTGTTTTGGTTTATCTAATTATTTCCGCTTTCGCGGAAATACAATCTTTACTCTTTTATAGATTTTCTCTTTGTTTAAAATCGTTTCAAACCTAAAGAAAAAATAGTTTTACGGCAATGCCATAATATTTGTATTCAATTTCGCACGTTTATCTTCCCTGTTCCAGAAGCTGTTTTGCATGATCACGTGCCGCCTCTGAAGTTGCTTTTCCGCCTAGCATTTCTGCAAGTTCATCAATTCGCATAGCTGTGCTTAGCTGCTCTATTCCTGTGGTTGTGCGTTCCTCTTTATCCTTTTTAAATACCTTAAAGTGATGGGCTCCCTGGCTGGCAATTTGTGGCAAGTGGGTTATACTTACCAGCTGCATACGTTTGCCCATTGCTTTCATGATCTGACCCATTTTCAAGGCCACTTCCCCACTAACTCCCGTATCTATTTCATCAAATATAAGGGTTGAAAGTTGGGTAAAATCACTTAAAACCGACTTAATTGCG
It contains:
- the miaA gene encoding tRNA (adenosine(37)-N6)-dimethylallyltransferase MiaA; translated protein: MDKLLVAVVGPTAIGKTALAIKLAKHYDTEILSADSRQFFKEMKIGTAVPSEEELQQAKHHFIQHISITENYSVGHFEKDALNTLTKVFEKKNIAVLVGGSGLYVDAVLQGLDNLPRVDPAIREMLNTKLAKEGLVPLQKMLLEKDPVHYESIDLNNPQRLLRALEVCISTEKPFSSFLNRNNVKRPFKGLKIGLSADREIIYDRINKRVDIMMENGLEEEVLSLVDQKDRNALNTVGYKELFAHFDGKITKTEAISEIKKNTRRFAKRQLTWYRKDQSITWFDKDYDLKKIINVIDHHIN
- a CDS encoding response regulator transcription factor, producing METENKKILLVEDDPNFGTVLKDYLSMNDYDVTHAKNGMEGFEKFKKDDFDLCILDVMMPYKDGFTLAKEIREKNEEVPIIFLTAKAMKEDVLKGYKVGADDYLNKPFDSEVLLMKIKAIIMRKATDSVADSKQFEFNIGNFFLNSKLRFLTFKDNEPNKLSPKENELLRLLALHENDLMPRELALTKIWRDDNYFTSRSMDVYIAKLRKYLKVDDSVEILNIHGEGFRLVVKKDEQEKQNVNSEQSN
- a CDS encoding sensor histidine kinase produces the protein MNKKLFVLLVVLMSLSLIGIIFVQGYWISNSIETKRGQFAFNAKQVLDAVANQLQNQEIDKLSTNILALRDKKSIGENENLYDLIYPKDDTITDDIYTLQNGILEQDRKLSIPVLDFEIDSIKFKRYLERQAAKIIDYDGNTSVNRQARLSRILNMNDLQRYSLEQIVTEVSRKVPIHKRVSEKELSRLLALELAERELKTSYEFAVYNNDLMTSVHSDGFDKGTKETTFSEPLFEDIEGDKDYQLLANFPGEKRFVISSVMGMAALSILFTLIIVIAYASALQQLVKQRQISEIKTDFINNMTHEFKTPIATINLALDAIRNPKIANNPESLARYMGMIREENRRMHAQVENVLRISKLEKNQLDITKERLKLHDLIEDAVTHIELIVEDRGGYVQIHLGALKSSILANESHFTNVIVNILENAVKYTTGKPEIDVYTENVKNFIVMKIKDKGDGMSKNIQKRIFDKFYREHTGDIHNVKGHGLGLAYAKRIVEDHTGEIYVQSEKGKGSTFIIKLPLIS
- the coaE gene encoding dephospho-CoA kinase (Dephospho-CoA kinase (CoaE) performs the final step in coenzyme A biosynthesis.), which translates into the protein MIVVGLTGGIGSGKSTIARFFEEFGIPVYIADDEARRLMHTSRLVEGVTAIFGTEAYIDGNLNRSYIADIVFNDAAMLQRLNAIVHPAVAAHFETWSAAQDAPYVLKEAAILFENGGYKTCDFTILVTAPVAIRLKRVIKRDGTDEKSIRARMDQQWEDEKKVPLADFVIENIDLENSKKETRKIHVKILRSLVNS
- a CDS encoding glycosyltransferase; the encoded protein is MAFSFSFIIPVYNRPDEVKELLGSFEKQEYKGDYEILIVEDGSTVPSEEIVKSFKNLPVRYFFKENSGPGPSRNYGMEQAAGDYFIILDSDCILPPTYIHAVKGELDSAPVDFFGGPDAAHEDFSSLQKAINYSMTAMLTTGGIRGKKKAAGKFQPRSFNMGISKQAFLASGGFGKIHPGEDPDLTLRLWKMGFKSRFIANAFVYHKRRISWKSFYGQVRKFGLVRPILNLWHPDSAKLTYWFPTVFIVGAAMSILLFLAGFALPFVILLLYLLILMIDASIKNRSIAIGITAVFATLVQFVGYGLGFAESMLAVRWFKKLPQEQFPHLFFD
- a CDS encoding enoyl-ACP reductase; the encoded protein is MAYNLLKGKRGIIFGALDEKSIAWKTAERVHEEGGTFVLTNAPIAMRMGSINTLAEKTNSKVIPADATSVEDLEKLVDEAVKELGGKIDFVLHSIGMSINVRKGKHYTDQNYDWTAKGWDVSAGSFHKTMQVLYKKDAMSEWGSIVALTYMAAQRVFPDYNDMADNKAYLESIARSFGYFFGRDKKVRVNTISQSPTPTTAGQGVKGFDGFIAYADKMSPLGNATAMECADYTITLFSDLTKKVTLQNLFHDGGFSNMGVSDGVMEAFVKENE